In a genomic window of Alphaproteobacteria bacterium:
- a CDS encoding branched-chain amino acid ABC transporter permease, with translation MNFFFEVLFGGLLSGIMYSLVALGFVLIYKASGVFNFAQGSMVLFAALTFVGILELGVPFWPALLLCLLVMMLLAVGIERIVLRPLVNQPPIALFMATIGLSYLLEGLGQGIWGTQVRALDLGIEDLPNEMIQEALGIQVSTFDLFSAGCAAVLVGGLALFFNKTRVGLALRAVADDHQAALAVGIPLQHVWAIVWAAAGLVALVAGLLWGSRLGVQFSLSLVALKALPVLILGGFTSVAGAIVGGLIIGASEKLAEVYISTFTGGAVAAIENWFPYMLALLFLLVRPQGLFGEKIIERV, from the coding sequence CTGAATTTCTTTTTTGAAGTCCTGTTCGGGGGGCTGCTCTCGGGCATCATGTATTCGCTGGTCGCCCTTGGATTCGTGCTGATCTACAAGGCATCCGGCGTCTTCAATTTCGCGCAAGGCTCGATGGTGCTTTTCGCCGCCCTCACCTTCGTTGGCATTCTGGAATTGGGCGTGCCCTTCTGGCCCGCCCTGCTGCTGTGCCTGCTCGTCATGATGCTGTTGGCAGTGGGAATCGAGCGCATCGTGCTGCGCCCCTTGGTCAACCAGCCGCCCATAGCGCTTTTCATGGCCACCATCGGATTGTCCTATCTGCTTGAAGGATTGGGCCAGGGCATTTGGGGCACGCAGGTGCGCGCCCTCGATCTGGGCATCGAAGACTTGCCCAACGAAATGATTCAGGAAGCCCTGGGCATTCAGGTCAGCACCTTCGATCTCTTCTCGGCCGGCTGCGCCGCCGTTCTGGTCGGCGGTTTGGCTCTCTTCTTCAACAAGACCCGTGTTGGCTTGGCGCTGCGCGCCGTGGCCGACGATCATCAAGCGGCCCTGGCGGTGGGCATTCCGCTTCAGCATGTGTGGGCCATCGTCTGGGCCGCCGCTGGTTTGGTGGCCTTGGTGGCTGGCCTACTGTGGGGGTCGCGATTGGGCGTTCAGTTCTCGCTGTCGCTGGTGGCGCTGAAGGCGCTGCCCGTGCTGATCCTGGGCGGCTTCACCTCGGTGGCGGGCGCCATCGTGGGCGGGCTGATCATCGGCGCCTCCGAGAAACTGGCTGAAGTCTATATCAGCACCTTCACCGGCGGCGCCGTCGCCGCCATCGAAAACTGGTTCCCCTACATGCTTGCCCTTCTGTTCCTGCTGGTGCGTCCGCAGGGCCTGTTCGGCGAGAAAATCATCGAGCGGGTGTAA
- a CDS encoding AMP-binding protein → MTDFYDALETRATEAREADFFAKLPAHLAHAKANAPYWGKTLDGIDPKSVASRQALAHLPVTRKSELIDLQKANPPFGGMLGVPVSQLARLFVSPGPINDPEGTETDFWGSARGLFAAGFRKGDLAINCLGHHLTPGGRILECGLMALGCPVIPGGVGNSEQQAQAIAAMKPTGYAGTPSFLRILLEKAAELNLDVSSIKKGWVSGEYLPPALRADFDAKGISVLQGYASADLGLIAYETPARDGLVVNETLLVEIVRPGTGDPVPEGEVGEVVVTNLCATYPLIRFATGDLSAVASGPSKCGRTNMRIKGWMGRADQTTKVKGMFVHPQQVAELAKRHPELLKLRLVISGEMGNDVMTLKAETVGGGELAAKVKDSLHAVLKLKGEVECVAPGSLPNDGKVIEDQRKYD, encoded by the coding sequence ATGACCGATTTCTACGACGCCCTGGAAACGCGGGCGACCGAGGCGCGCGAAGCCGACTTCTTCGCCAAGCTGCCCGCCCATCTGGCGCATGCCAAGGCCAATGCGCCCTATTGGGGCAAGACGCTGGACGGCATCGATCCCAAATCCGTCGCCAGCCGCCAAGCATTGGCCCATTTGCCGGTCACCAGAAAGTCCGAGCTGATCGATCTGCAAAAGGCCAACCCGCCCTTCGGTGGCATGCTGGGCGTTCCGGTTTCGCAACTCGCCCGTCTGTTTGTGTCTCCCGGCCCGATCAACGATCCCGAGGGAACCGAGACCGATTTCTGGGGATCGGCGCGCGGCCTGTTCGCCGCCGGATTCAGAAAGGGCGATCTGGCCATCAACTGCCTGGGCCATCATCTAACGCCGGGTGGGCGCATCTTGGAATGCGGCCTGATGGCGCTGGGCTGCCCGGTGATTCCCGGCGGCGTTGGCAATTCGGAACAGCAAGCACAGGCCATCGCCGCCATGAAGCCCACCGGCTATGCCGGAACGCCTTCCTTCTTGCGCATCTTGCTGGAAAAAGCCGCCGAGTTGAATCTGGACGTTTCATCGATCAAGAAGGGTTGGGTGTCGGGTGAATATCTGCCGCCAGCCTTAAGGGCCGATTTCGACGCCAAGGGCATCTCGGTGTTGCAAGGATACGCCTCGGCCGATCTGGGCCTGATCGCCTATGAGACCCCGGCTCGCGACGGCCTAGTGGTCAACGAGACGCTGCTGGTCGAAATCGTGCGTCCCGGCACGGGCGATCCGGTGCCCGAAGGCGAAGTGGGCGAAGTGGTTGTGACCAATTTGTGCGCCACCTATCCTTTGATTCGTTTCGCCACCGGCGATCTGTCGGCGGTGGCCAGTGGTCCCAGCAAATGCGGGCGCACCAATATGCGCATCAAGGGTTGGATGGGCCGCGCCGATCAGACCACCAAGGTCAAGGGCATGTTCGTTCATCCCCAGCAGGTTGCCGAATTGGCCAAGCGCCATCCCGAACTGCTGAAGTTGCGCTTGGTGATTTCGGGCGAGATGGGCAATGACGTCATGACCCTGAAGGCCGAAACCGTGGGGGGCGGCGAACTGGCTGCCAAGGTGAAGGACAGCCTGCATGCCGTGCTGAAACTGAAGGGCGAGGTGGAATGCGTGGCTCCTGGTTCGCTGCCCAATGACGGCAAGGTCATCGAGGACCAGCGCAAGTACGATTAG
- a CDS encoding AMP-binding protein → MVRGAPDLSVHDTFPKLMLYHAAVRGTHPAWREKDFGIWQTWNWSEVAQEVRAFAMGLKALGFRRGDRLAIVGDNRPHLYWSMLAAQSLGGVPVPMYQDAVANEMRYVLSHAEVRFAVVEDQEQVDKLLEIKGDCATLDHIIFSDPRGLRNYPQPFLTSFAKVQELGRGEESTHPDFFENSIAQGKAQDLSVILYTSGTTGQSKGVMLAFSNVIMSAKGAIDFDRLTGDEEVLAYLPMAWVGDHIYSFGESLVAGFCVACPESSNTVMHDLRELGPTFFFAPPRIFENLLTQVMIRMEDAGRIKRSMFHYFMAVAKRCGAAILDGNKPVSLSDRLLYALGRILVYGPLLNVLGFTRIRLAHTAGEAIGPDIFRFYRSLGVNIKQIYGSTEASVFITIQPDGMIKDDTVGVPVPGVELKMADSGEVLFRSPGAFLAYFKNDEGTKATKTDDGWVSTGDAGFLDDDGHLKIIDRAKDVGKLNSGGMFAPKYIENKLKFFPFIKEAVAYGDGRDYVACFLNFDIEAVGNWAERKGLAYSGYNDLACKPEVYSLLADCVDQVNRDLANDPHLSASQVKRFLILHKELDADDGELTRTRKVRRGFIAEKYAELVTALYSGQSHCDIEAQVTFEDGRKGTIKANIAIQDAQIYQPMKKAG, encoded by the coding sequence ATGGTTAGGGGCGCGCCTGATCTTTCCGTTCACGACACTTTTCCAAAATTAATGCTCTATCACGCCGCCGTCCGGGGCACGCATCCGGCTTGGCGCGAAAAGGATTTCGGCATCTGGCAGACCTGGAACTGGAGCGAAGTGGCCCAGGAAGTGCGCGCCTTCGCCATGGGATTGAAGGCGCTGGGATTCAGGCGGGGCGACCGTCTGGCCATCGTGGGCGACAACCGACCCCACCTGTATTGGAGCATGCTGGCCGCCCAATCGCTGGGCGGGGTGCCGGTGCCGATGTATCAGGATGCCGTGGCCAATGAAATGCGTTATGTGCTCAGCCATGCCGAGGTGCGCTTCGCCGTGGTCGAGGACCAAGAGCAGGTCGACAAGCTGCTTGAAATCAAAGGCGACTGCGCCACGCTCGATCACATCATTTTCAGCGACCCCAGAGGCCTGCGCAATTATCCGCAGCCCTTTCTGACCAGTTTCGCCAAGGTGCAGGAATTGGGACGCGGCGAGGAATCGACCCATCCCGACTTCTTCGAAAACAGCATCGCCCAGGGCAAGGCCCAGGATCTGTCGGTCATTCTTTACACCTCAGGCACCACGGGTCAGTCGAAGGGGGTCATGCTGGCCTTTTCGAACGTCATCATGTCGGCCAAGGGCGCCATCGATTTCGACCGCCTGACCGGCGACGAGGAAGTGCTGGCCTATCTGCCCATGGCCTGGGTGGGCGATCACATCTACTCGTTCGGCGAATCCCTGGTCGCGGGCTTTTGCGTGGCCTGCCCGGAAAGTTCGAACACCGTCATGCACGATCTGCGCGAACTGGGTCCCACCTTCTTCTTCGCTCCGCCGCGCATCTTCGAGAATCTGCTGACCCAGGTGATGATCCGCATGGAAGACGCCGGGCGCATCAAGCGGTCGATGTTCCACTATTTCATGGCGGTGGCCAAACGGTGCGGCGCCGCCATTCTGGACGGCAACAAGCCGGTCAGCCTGAGCGACCGGTTGCTTTATGCGCTGGGACGCATCCTCGTTTACGGACCGCTGCTGAACGTGTTGGGCTTTACGCGCATCCGGCTGGCCCATACGGCGGGAGAGGCGATCGGTCCCGACATTTTCCGCTTCTATCGCTCGCTGGGCGTCAACATCAAGCAGATCTACGGCTCGACCGAGGCCAGCGTCTTCATCACCATTCAGCCCGACGGCATGATCAAGGACGATACGGTGGGCGTGCCCGTGCCCGGCGTGGAATTGAAGATGGCCGACAGCGGCGAGGTCTTGTTCAGAAGCCCCGGCGCCTTCCTGGCCTATTTCAAGAACGATGAAGGCACCAAGGCTACCAAGACCGACGACGGATGGGTCAGCACCGGCGACGCCGGATTCCTGGACGACGACGGGCACCTGAAAATCATCGACCGCGCCAAGGATGTGGGCAAGCTGAACTCGGGCGGCATGTTCGCGCCCAAATATATCGAGAACAAGCTGAAATTCTTTCCCTTCATCAAGGAGGCGGTGGCCTACGGCGATGGGCGCGATTACGTGGCCTGCTTCCTCAATTTCGACATCGAGGCGGTGGGCAACTGGGCCGAACGCAAGGGGCTGGCCTATTCGGGCTACAACGATCTGGCCTGCAAGCCCGAGGTTTACAGCCTGCTGGCCGATTGCGTCGATCAGGTGAATCGTGATCTGGCGAACGATCCGCACCTGTCCGCCTCGCAGGTCAAGCGCTTCCTGATTCTGCACAAGGAGCTGGACGCCGACGACGGCGAGCTGACCCGTACGCGCAAGGTTCGCAGAGGCTTCATCGCCGAGAAATACGCCGAGTTGGTGACGGCGCTTTATTCCGGCCAGTCACATTGCGACATCGAGGCGCAGGTCACCTTCGAGGATGGCCGCAAGGGCACGATCAAGGCCAATATCGCCATCCAGGACGCGCAGATTTACCAGCCCATGAAGAAGGCGGGGTGA
- the ccmA gene encoding heme ABC exporter ATP-binding protein CcmA, whose amino-acid sequence MSRFAAENLTCVRGGRAVFARLSFALESGQALFLLGPNGSGKSSLLRLLAGLLRPSAGRLLWDDVAVADDPEAHGARLHYVGHHDAVKPVLTVFETLHFWARLHGGDSEKRVREALDVFAIARLADVPGRLLSAGQKRRVNLARLIAAPAPLWLLDEPSVALDKASVKALEAAMAAHRATGGMVIVSTHADIDLPDAAILRLDDFAAPDLEAA is encoded by the coding sequence ATGAGCCGGTTTGCCGCGGAAAATCTGACCTGTGTGCGGGGCGGGCGCGCCGTTTTCGCGCGTCTGTCCTTTGCGCTCGAGTCCGGCCAAGCCCTGTTCCTGCTGGGGCCGAACGGTTCGGGCAAATCCTCGTTGTTGCGGCTGCTGGCGGGCCTGTTGCGTCCCTCGGCTGGGCGTTTGCTGTGGGACGATGTGGCGGTTGCCGACGATCCGGAAGCGCATGGCGCGCGCCTGCATTACGTGGGGCATCACGATGCCGTCAAGCCGGTGCTGACCGTGTTCGAAACGCTGCATTTCTGGGCCAGGCTGCATGGGGGTGATTCCGAAAAGCGCGTTCGCGAAGCGCTGGACGTCTTTGCCATTGCAAGATTGGCTGACGTGCCGGGCCGTTTGCTGTCGGCAGGCCAGAAACGGCGCGTCAATCTGGCCCGCCTGATCGCAGCACCCGCCCCCTTATGGCTGCTCGACGAACCCAGCGTGGCGCTGGACAAGGCTTCGGTCAAGGCGCTGGAAGCCGCCATGGCGGCGCATCGGGCGACTGGCGGCATGGTCATCGTTTCCACCCATGCCGACATCGATCTGCCGGATGCCGCCATTCTGCGCCTCGACGATTTCGCCGCCCCCGATCTGGAGGCGGCATGA
- a CDS encoding branched-chain amino acid ABC transporter permease, producing the protein MLYRESGQFKTSYRADQAIFPIRQDRIAIMALLAVVFILVPIVADEYWLGSILTPLLVLSLAAIGLNILTGYAGQLSLGTAGFMAVGAFAAYNLNLRVPELPLIVDFLLAGVFAALVGMVFGLPSLRIKGFYLAVATLAAQFFIEWVFTHVGWFTNYSSSGVISAPPMVIMGVTVDSAVEKYLLTLVMVAVLALAAKNMVRSRIGRSWMAVRDKDVSAEVIGIPLLATKLSAFGISSFYCGVAGALWTYCYLGTVEPAAFDLSRSFQVLFMIIIGGVGSILGSFLGAGFIVLLPILLNNIAAMIGHGTLQADTMANLEHIIFGGLIIFFLIVEPHGLARLWQIAKEKLRLWPFPY; encoded by the coding sequence ATGCTCTATCGCGAATCAGGACAGTTCAAAACCAGCTATCGGGCCGATCAGGCCATCTTTCCCATTCGCCAGGACCGCATCGCCATCATGGCCCTGCTGGCGGTGGTTTTCATCCTGGTGCCGATTGTGGCCGACGAATATTGGTTGGGGTCGATTTTAACGCCGCTTCTGGTGCTGTCACTGGCGGCCATCGGCCTCAACATTCTGACCGGCTATGCTGGGCAGTTGTCGTTGGGCACGGCGGGCTTCATGGCGGTGGGGGCCTTTGCCGCCTACAACCTCAATCTGCGCGTTCCCGAACTGCCGCTGATCGTTGATTTCCTGCTGGCCGGCGTCTTCGCCGCCCTAGTGGGCATGGTCTTCGGACTGCCATCCCTGCGCATCAAGGGCTTTTATCTGGCGGTGGCCACGCTGGCCGCCCAGTTCTTCATCGAATGGGTCTTCACCCATGTCGGCTGGTTCACCAACTATTCGTCGTCGGGCGTCATTTCGGCGCCGCCGATGGTGATCATGGGCGTGACGGTCGATTCCGCCGTCGAGAAATACCTGCTGACCCTGGTCATGGTGGCGGTTCTGGCCTTGGCCGCCAAGAACATGGTGCGTTCGCGCATCGGGCGCTCCTGGATGGCGGTGCGCGACAAGGACGTGTCGGCTGAAGTGATCGGTATTCCCTTGCTGGCCACCAAGCTGTCGGCCTTCGGCATCAGCTCGTTCTATTGCGGCGTGGCGGGCGCGCTTTGGACCTATTGCTATCTGGGCACCGTTGAACCGGCGGCCTTCGATCTCAGCCGCTCGTTCCAGGTTCTGTTCATGATCATCATTGGCGGCGTGGGATCGATCCTGGGCAGTTTCCTGGGGGCGGGTTTCATCGTGCTGCTGCCCATCTTGCTCAACAACATCGCGGCGATGATCGGGCACGGCACGCTTCAGGCCGATACGATGGCCAATCTGGAACACATCATTTTCGGCGGCCTGATCATCTTCTTTTTGATCGTCGAGCCGCATGGCTTGGCTAGGCTTTGGCAGATCGCCAAGGAAAAGCTGAGATTGTGGCCGTTCCCGTATTGA
- a CDS encoding ABC transporter substrate-binding protein has translation MKKSVFASLALGVGLIAGASVPAPAVAQAMEQFMPIPIYRTGPYAAGGTGYFGGFMDYMALINERDGGVNGVKLTWEECETAYDNARGVECYERLKGKGPTGAAMFHPLSTGITYSTFEKGAADKIPVVSLGYGRGDAMVGSVFPYLFPLVTTYWSQNTSKIKFIGMKEGGMDKLKGKKIVNVYHDSAYGKETIDILNKQAATYGFEIKHFPVAHPGLDQKAIWLQIKQIAPDWVILRGWGVMNPTAIKEAARIGFSREKMLGVWWSGSEEDMRPAGTAAKGFIAAGFNPPGKDFQVIKDIEKAVHAKKKGNIESDRVGTVYYNRGVVTGILSLEAIRIAQEKFGKKPLTGEQIQWGLEHLNLTPARIKALGAEGLVQPIKTSCTDHEGGGAVKFSQWDGNQWKIVSDWIEADKGLVRPLAEESAMKYAKEKGITPRDCSKEM, from the coding sequence ATGAAGAAGTCCGTATTTGCCAGTCTGGCCCTTGGGGTCGGACTTATCGCCGGGGCCAGCGTCCCCGCTCCGGCCGTGGCTCAGGCCATGGAACAGTTCATGCCCATTCCCATCTACCGCACGGGTCCCTATGCCGCGGGCGGCACGGGGTACTTCGGCGGCTTCATGGACTATATGGCGCTGATCAACGAGCGTGACGGCGGCGTCAACGGGGTCAAGCTGACCTGGGAAGAATGCGAAACCGCCTATGACAACGCGCGCGGCGTCGAATGCTATGAGCGCCTAAAGGGCAAGGGGCCCACCGGTGCGGCCATGTTCCATCCGCTGTCGACCGGCATCACCTATTCGACCTTCGAGAAGGGCGCTGCCGACAAGATCCCGGTCGTGTCTCTGGGTTATGGCCGCGGCGACGCCATGGTCGGTTCGGTCTTCCCCTATCTGTTCCCGCTGGTGACCACCTATTGGTCGCAGAACACGTCGAAGATTAAGTTCATCGGCATGAAGGAAGGCGGGATGGACAAGCTGAAAGGCAAGAAGATCGTGAACGTCTATCACGATTCGGCCTACGGCAAGGAAACCATCGACATCCTGAACAAGCAGGCCGCGACCTACGGCTTCGAAATCAAGCATTTCCCGGTGGCGCATCCCGGCCTTGACCAGAAAGCCATCTGGCTGCAGATCAAGCAGATTGCCCCCGATTGGGTCATCTTGCGCGGTTGGGGCGTCATGAACCCCACGGCGATCAAGGAAGCGGCCCGCATCGGTTTCTCGCGCGAGAAGATGCTGGGCGTCTGGTGGTCGGGTTCCGAAGAAGACATGCGTCCGGCTGGAACGGCCGCCAAGGGCTTCATCGCCGCTGGCTTCAACCCGCCCGGCAAGGACTTCCAGGTCATTAAGGACATTGAGAAGGCCGTGCATGCCAAGAAGAAGGGCAACATCGAGTCTGATCGCGTCGGCACGGTTTACTACAACCGCGGCGTCGTGACCGGCATTCTCTCGCTGGAAGCCATCCGCATCGCCCAGGAGAAGTTCGGTAAGAAGCCTCTTACCGGCGAGCAGATCCAGTGGGGTCTCGAGCATCTCAATCTCACGCCGGCGCGCATCAAGGCGCTGGGCGCCGAGGGTTTGGTGCAGCCGATCAAGACCTCTTGCACCGACCATGAAGGCGGCGGCGCGGTCAAGTTCTCGCAGTGGGACGGCAACCAGTGGAAGATCGTTTCCGACTGGATCGAAGCCGACAAGGGCTTGGTGCGTCCGCTGGCCGAGGAATCGGCCATGAAGTACGCCAAGGAAAAGGGCATCACGCCGCGTGACTGCTCGAAGGAAATGTAA
- a CDS encoding argininosuccinate synthase has protein sequence MATKKSGIKKVVLAYSGGLDTSIILRWLQDTYACEVVTFTADIGQGEELEPARKKAEMMGIKEIYIDDLKEEFVRDFVYPMMRANALYEGVYLLGTSIARPLIGKRQIEIAQMTGADAVCHGATGKGNDQVRFELTYYALNPGIKVIAPWREWDLNSRTKLIDYAEKHQIPIAKDKRGEAPYSMDANLLHISYEGKALEDPWHEPDEDIWRLTVSPEKAPDQPEYLEVDFVGGDAVAVNGQKLSPGLLLAKLNEIAGRHGVGRLDLVENRFVGMKSRGAYETPGGTLLHMAHRAVESLTLDREAAHLKDSLMPRYAELIYYGFWFAPERLALQALIDKTQERVTGTARLKLYKGNARVVGRKSPHSLYRLDYVTFEEDSVYDQHDAEGFIKLNALRLRLGKMAEGR, from the coding sequence ATGGCGACAAAGAAAAGCGGCATCAAGAAGGTCGTGCTGGCCTATTCCGGTGGCCTTGACACCTCGATCATCCTGCGCTGGCTGCAAGACACCTATGCCTGCGAAGTCGTGACCTTCACCGCCGACATCGGCCAGGGCGAGGAGTTGGAACCCGCCCGCAAGAAGGCCGAGATGATGGGCATCAAGGAAATCTACATCGACGACCTGAAGGAAGAGTTCGTCCGCGATTTCGTCTACCCCATGATGCGGGCCAACGCCTTGTACGAAGGCGTCTATCTGCTGGGCACTTCGATCGCCAGACCCCTGATCGGCAAGCGCCAGATCGAAATCGCGCAAATGACCGGCGCCGACGCCGTCTGCCATGGCGCCACCGGCAAGGGCAATGACCAGGTGCGTTTCGAACTGACCTATTACGCGCTCAATCCCGGCATCAAGGTGATCGCGCCCTGGCGCGAATGGGACTTGAACTCGCGCACCAAACTGATCGATTACGCCGAGAAGCACCAGATTCCCATCGCCAAGGACAAGCGCGGCGAAGCGCCTTATTCGATGGACGCCAACCTCTTGCACATCTCCTATGAAGGCAAGGCGCTGGAAGATCCCTGGCATGAACCCGACGAGGACATCTGGCGTCTGACCGTGTCGCCCGAAAAGGCGCCGGATCAGCCGGAATATCTGGAAGTCGACTTCGTGGGCGGCGATGCGGTGGCGGTGAACGGCCAGAAACTCTCGCCCGGCCTGCTGCTGGCCAAGTTGAACGAAATCGCGGGCCGCCATGGCGTGGGCCGCCTTGATCTGGTCGAAAACCGCTTCGTCGGCATGAAAAGCCGGGGCGCTTACGAAACGCCGGGCGGCACGCTTTTGCACATGGCGCACCGCGCGGTGGAAAGCCTGACCTTGGACCGCGAGGCGGCGCATCTGAAGGACAGCCTGATGCCCCGCTATGCCGAACTGATCTATTACGGCTTCTGGTTCGCGCCCGAGCGCCTGGCGCTGCAGGCCCTGATCGACAAGACGCAAGAGCGCGTCACCGGCACGGCCAGGCTGAAACTGTACAAGGGCAACGCCCGCGTGGTGGGCAGGAAGTCGCCCCATTCCCTCTATCGCCTCGATTACGTCACCTTCGAGGAGGACTCGGTCTACGACCAGCACGACGCCGAAGGCTTCATCAAGCTGAACGCCCTGCGTCTGCGCCTGGGCAAGATGGCCGAGGGCAGGTAG
- a CDS encoding ABC transporter ATP-binding protein, which translates to MNSQATKQIGDVILRCDNISLSFGGVRALTNISIDVREHEILAIIGPNGAGKSSMLNVINGVYHPQEGTVTYQGQTRRAMKPHETARHGIARTFQNIALFKGMSVLDNIMTGRYTKMKRNFLWQALYVGPNLKEEIEHREVCERVIDFLQIENIRKTPVGRLPYGLQKRVELGRALAAEPQLLLLDEPMAGMNVEEKEDMCRFILDVNDEFGTTIVLIEHDMGVVMDISDRVAVLDYGKKIADGSPAEVRANQDVIDAYLGVAH; encoded by the coding sequence ATGAATTCCCAAGCGACAAAGCAAATCGGCGACGTTATCTTGCGCTGCGACAACATCAGCCTGTCCTTCGGCGGCGTGCGTGCGCTCACCAACATTTCGATCGACGTGCGCGAGCACGAGATTTTGGCCATCATCGGCCCCAACGGGGCGGGCAAAAGCTCGATGCTGAACGTCATCAACGGCGTTTACCATCCGCAGGAAGGCACCGTGACCTATCAGGGCCAGACAAGGCGCGCCATGAAGCCGCACGAAACGGCCAGGCACGGCATCGCCCGCACCTTCCAGAACATCGCCCTATTCAAGGGCATGAGCGTTCTCGACAACATCATGACCGGCCGCTACACCAAGATGAAGCGCAACTTCCTGTGGCAGGCGCTGTATGTGGGACCAAATTTGAAGGAGGAGATCGAGCATCGCGAAGTGTGCGAGCGCGTCATCGATTTTCTGCAGATCGAAAACATCCGCAAGACCCCGGTGGGCCGTCTGCCCTACGGCTTGCAAAAGCGCGTCGAGCTTGGCCGGGCGCTGGCCGCCGAGCCGCAACTGCTGCTGCTTGACGAGCCGATGGCGGGCATGAATGTCGAGGAAAAAGAGGATATGTGCCGCTTTATCCTGGACGTCAACGACGAGTTCGGCACCACCATCGTGCTGATCGAGCACGACATGGGGGTGGTGATGGACATCTCGGATCGCGTGGCCGTGCTCGATTACGGCAAGAAGATCGCCGACGGCTCGCCCGCCGAGGTGCGCGCCAACCAAGATGTCATCGACGCCTATCTCGGCGTGGCGCATTGA
- the ccmB gene encoding heme exporter protein CcmB — protein sequence MTRYWELLKRELRLALRQGSDSMMVVGFFVLAVILFPFGIGPEPSVLARVAPGLVWVNALLAAMLSLDRLYQGDYEDGSLELLILTPAPLEILVGAKVTAHWLTTGLPLMAAAPLLAIFLNLSAYDLGVLLLTLAVGTPTLSLIGSVGAALVLGARRGGVLISLLVLPLFIPVLIFAVGAVDAAQHAFPWTGQLAILGAILLGAVPLGLYASAAALRQAAE from the coding sequence ATGACCCGTTATTGGGAACTTCTAAAGCGCGAGTTGCGCCTAGCCCTGCGCCAAGGCTCGGACAGCATGATGGTGGTCGGCTTTTTCGTGCTGGCGGTCATCCTATTTCCCTTCGGCATCGGCCCCGAACCAAGCGTTTTGGCCCGCGTGGCTCCCGGTCTGGTCTGGGTGAATGCGCTTTTGGCCGCCATGCTGTCGCTCGACCGGCTGTATCAGGGCGATTACGAGGACGGTTCGCTGGAATTGCTGATCCTGACGCCCGCCCCCCTGGAAATTCTGGTGGGAGCCAAGGTGACGGCCCATTGGCTGACCACCGGCCTGCCTTTGATGGCGGCGGCCCCCTTGCTGGCCATTTTTTTGAACCTGTCGGCCTATGACCTGGGCGTTTTGCTGCTGACCTTGGCGGTGGGCACGCCCACCCTTAGCCTGATCGGCTCGGTGGGGGCCGCCCTGGTGCTGGGGGCCAGACGCGGCGGCGTCTTGATTTCATTGCTTGTTTTGCCCTTGTTCATTCCCGTGCTGATCTTTGCCGTGGGGGCGGTCGATGCTGCCCAGCACGCCTTCCCCTGGACCGGGCAATTGGCCATTCTGGGGGCCATTTTGCTAGGCGCGGTGCCCTTGGGCCTGTATGCCAGCGCGGCGGCGCTGAGGCAGGCGGCGGAATAG
- a CDS encoding ABC transporter ATP-binding protein yields MTEPGKDLLVINNIEVIYDHVILVLKGVSLTVHDGAIVALLGANGAGKTTTLKAVSNLLRAERGEVTKGSIIYKDKRIDSLTPNDLVKMGVVQVMEGRHCFEHLTVEENLLTGAHTRRDGRSEVMKDLEMVYRYFPRLKERRKSQSGYTSGGEQQMTAIGRALMARPNMILLDEPSMGLAPQLVEEIFEIVSELNKKEKVSFLLAEQNTMVALKYADYGYILENGRVVLDGEAKSLRENEDVKEFYLGLSTAGRKSFRDTKHYRRRKRWLA; encoded by the coding sequence ATGACAGAACCGGGAAAAGACCTTCTGGTCATCAACAACATCGAAGTCATCTACGACCATGTGATTTTGGTGCTGAAGGGCGTTTCCCTGACGGTCCATGATGGCGCGATCGTGGCTTTGCTGGGGGCCAACGGGGCCGGCAAGACGACGACCCTGAAGGCGGTGTCGAATTTGCTGCGGGCCGAGCGCGGCGAGGTCACCAAGGGCAGCATCATCTACAAGGACAAGCGCATCGATTCCCTGACGCCCAACGATTTGGTCAAGATGGGCGTGGTGCAGGTGATGGAAGGACGGCACTGTTTCGAACATCTGACCGTCGAAGAAAATTTGCTGACCGGCGCCCATACAAGGCGCGACGGGCGGTCCGAGGTGATGAAAGACCTGGAGATGGTCTATCGCTATTTCCCCAGGCTGAAGGAACGGCGCAAAAGCCAGTCGGGCTACACGTCGGGCGGCGAACAGCAGATGACGGCGATCGGCAGGGCGCTCATGGCCCGGCCCAACATGATCTTGCTGGACGAACCCTCGATGGGGTTGGCGCCGCAATTGGTCGAGGAAATTTTCGAAATCGTGTCCGAACTCAACAAGAAGGAAAAAGTCAGTTTCCTTCTGGCCGAGCAGAATACGATGGTGGCGCTGAAATACGCCGATTACGGCTATATCCTGGAAAACGGGCGCGTCGTGCTGGATGGCGAGGCCAAAAGCCTTCGCGAGAACGAAGACGTGAAGGAATTCTATCTCGGCCTATCCACCGCCGGACGCAAGAGTTTCCGCGACACCAAACATTACCGCCGCCGCAAGCGCTGGCTGGCTTAA